A region of the Columba livia isolate bColLiv1 breed racing homer chromosome 15, bColLiv1.pat.W.v2, whole genome shotgun sequence genome:
ATTCTGCTCCTGAGTCCTTTCATGGCCTGAATGCaccaaaaggaagaagaaaggaaagaaagaaggaaagaaagaagcccTTTCAAGACCACAGAAAATTGCAAAAGGATGTTTCTTCCAACCTGACATGACAAAATTGAATTCCAAGCTATTTAATGCATGCACGAAACGCCATAGAGAAACCCAGCCCGAGCACTCCATCCAGCATGACCGGGAAAGAGGTTTCGTAACATGAACACTCACTACGGCACCGACTCAGCGCTTCAAACTCCGGAATCCCAGGCAATTTCGCTTAAATGTAACTACCAGGTTAAGAGTTCTCACAGACAGGGCTATCGCCAGCATTTCCATGGGACATACAGCTAAGGTAACATTGTGATTATGAGCAACATTAACGATGGAGACCCCGGGAAGGATTGTCCCGGGTGGTGACAGGGCCCCGGTCAGTCTGCAGGGGCACACGGCCAGGGTGACAGCGcagcccctgtcccctccccactGGGGACAGAGCGGGTCCTGGTCCCACCATAGGCGCAGCGGCCCAGCCAGTGGCATTTTGGGAGTGAAAAACCAGCCCCACAGGTAGGGGCACGGGGAGCCATCTGGGTTCGTCCTTAAAAATGGGGTTTCACGGGTGACAGTGTCACGAGGATGATGCCATGCAGCCTGACGAGACGCCCTGCCCGCCTCAGACCGGCGTGGTTCGTCTGTTGGCCGGGTTGTTGTGCAAAGACTCCTTGAACTCTTTGGGGATGGAGTTATGGACCTGTAAAAAACCGTGGTCCCGCTCTGAGTTGAGCAGCGTCCCCATGGTGACCTTGGAGGGATCCCTGGAGAGGGTGAACATGGAGATGTCGGTGGAGGGGATGGCGCTGAAGGCCTTGCTGACGGGTGACATGTCCCGGGAGCGGGGCTCGGTGGAGCGGGAGCTGGACCGCCGGCGGAAGCGGTACCGGTACGGGGGCAGGCGGGTGAAGGCTGACTTCTTCAGCAGCTCCGAGTGGGACTTGGCGCGGATCTGGCGGTGCTTCTCGATGTACATGTGCACGGCGATCACCCCCACCATCTCAGCGATGATGAAGGACAGGGCTCCGAAGTAGAAGGACCAGCCATAGGAGTAGCTCTTCTTGGAGTCGCTCTGCCCTGGGTCCCCCGCATTGGCCGAGATGTAGACGATGATCCCAATGATGTTGCTGAGACCTTTGGGAGAGGATGAGAGGGAGAGGCACTTGCTGGAGCAGTGGGAGAGGGACGggggcagcagcatccccagcccttCTCCTGCCCACCATGACCCATGGGGCACCCGGCAGGCAGGGAAGGTGCCAGGGGTCTTGGCTGCATCCCCAGGTCCCAGCGGGCACCAACCCCCATACCAAAACCCCTCACAGGCctttgctgctgtccccagTACACAGCTATACCCACACGCACCCAGTATACAGGTACAGTCAGGTGTGTTGGAGCAGTGGGAGAAACAGCTGCTATTTTGTTTAGAAAACGGCCATTAAagagctggttttgctttgcagagctggtcACTGAGCAAtgggcagcaggagctcagCTGCCGCTGGGGCTGTGGCCAGAGCAGATCCCACCCACGGGGTACAGCGGGATCGTCAGCATGAACCCTGGGTTaccgcagcccagcagctcaggGAAGCGGGAACGGCTCCATCTCTTTTCACTTTTGTTTGAGCCTGGAGGCTTTACTAGGGATTTGGGCAGTTTTTGCTCCGCTAGCAGTGCTGTGAGGCTGGGGAGCGGCTGATGTATTCCTGGATTTACTTAATGAATCAATTAtgttctttctgttgttttctcatCTGCatcagcagctcctgccagctgaAGGAGGGAGAGTAATTTGTCTCTttgtggggagaagaaaaacacaaaatagagCAGTTCCTTAAGACAAAGACATTGTCATACTATAATCAGTGGAAGCGCTGGGGAACAGCGCACAGAGGAGTGGGTGATCCAAAGGAATGGTAGCTCAAAAGTGGTTTTCCTTGTCAGGCTGCGGCAGCCCCTCTGCCCGGTGCTGCCAGCCCAATGCCTGCCCTTGCCCGGGGGTGATGGAGGGCAGAGCCCCCCAGAACCCGCCCTGGGGATGGCTGATCCCCGTCCTGGATTGTGGCACCACACAGAGACTCTCGGGGCAGAGCTGGACGGGCACCTCAAGTGCGCAGTTGCTACTCGCCAGAAAcctctgctgtttttttccatgcCGTGAGGATTTTTCCCCCAGGATGCGACAGCTCATGAACCCCAGAAATCGACAGCCCTGCATGACCTACAACCCAGCTCTGTCTCCTTGTGTCCTCCCGTGGTTCCACCCCTGAGAGTCACCCCTCTCCCACCTGCTGGGCAGCTCCTACCTGCAGAAACGAAGAAGATGCCGGCGCTGAGGATGACGTTGTGTTTGCTCTTGTAGAACTCGCTGGCCGCCACGCACAGGCCTCCAAAGAACAGCAGACCCACGCTGAGGATGGGGAAGATGCTGGACGCTCTCACTGCACCTGCGGGACAGGGAACGGGACAGGGTCGGTCCCCAGCATCGCTCCTGCAGCGGGGGCtgccggcacctcccgcaccagCACCCAGAAAGAATTCCTGCAATGCCacgagggatggggacacccagcacccGCTCTGGAGTCACTGACCGAGAGCTACACAAAGAAGGGTATTTCTACTTGGCGCACAGAGGAGTGGGTGATCCAAAGGAACCAGAAGTTCAGCTTCCCAAATGACAGTAGAGTAATTAATGCAGCAAATCACTGCCTGCTGCACTGAAAATACACTGTGCCTTGGTTTGGGCTCTCATCCCTGTATCAGGGCCTTtattagaatcacagaaatacAGAGAAGCCCCATTAAAATGCCATTCTGGGGGCTTTAAAATagactttatattttaaatgtggGAGGGGGTGGGAGAAGAACTTAAATGCTCATCTACTAAAACTACAAACCAACTCCATTAAACATGTTCCCCTTGTAGACGGGTGAGCAGAGCTGATGGCTCCCTGCGGGGTTAGAAAACAtctggctgagcagcagctgcatcccGCAGGAGCTGCAACCCAGGTCAGGGCTCAGCACAGGGTGACGGGTGCCAGGGGGTCACTTCACCCCTGGGGAAtcctcccagccccagcagctcagaACCAGAGATGCCAATGCCTCCGAGGTTGCTGCTGCCTTACATTCTGACTTGTCTGGGAATCTGGGTGTTCAGATGAACCTTTAGCTGTGCAAGCTGTGCACCTGTCACACACGTGCTGCTCTGCATGTCTGGGGAGCAGCGTTTGTGTTCAGCTTCTGTTATGCACGTGTCTGCAGAGCCTCGGGGAACAGGGAGCCCAGCACGGACACGGCATCCCTGCGGCGACACACCAGGGGCCCACGGGGTCCCTGTCCCTAGCAGCCCTTGCACCCCAACAAGCTCTGGCtgcgcagcagctgctgggactgGCCACGGGGACGAGTGCCAGACAAATGTGCCATTAGCACTGCCACTGCAGCGTGACATAGCCACGCTCAGCTAACCCAAAGGGTCACCGCTGCTGTGCACCAGCCTTCCACCAGCAGTGGGGGATCTGCTGGGTGAAGCTCCAGGTGCTGAGGGATGAAGGGGGTGCTAGAGCAGTGTGGGGTCTCCAGGGAGCACATGTGGCTGTGACGCACACAGAAAGCAGACTCACGGAGCAGGTATTCAGCCGTGTCTTGCTCGTAA
Encoded here:
- the CACNG3 gene encoding voltage-dependent calcium channel gamma-3 subunit, which encodes MRMCDRGVQMLITTVGAFAAFSLMTIAVGTDYWLYSRGVCRTKSTSDNDTSRKNEEVMTHSGLWRTCCLEGTFRGVCKKIDHFPEDADYEQDTAEYLLRAVRASSIFPILSVGLLFFGGLCVAASEFYKSKHNVILSAGIFFVSAGLSNIIGIIVYISANAGDPGQSDSKKSYSYGWSFYFGALSFIIAEMVGVIAVHMYIEKHRQIRAKSHSELLKKSAFTRLPPYRYRFRRRSSSRSTEPRSRDMSPVSKAFSAIPSTDISMFTLSRDPSKVTMGTLLNSERDHGFLQVHNSIPKEFKESLHNNPANRRTTPV